In Rhodanobacter denitrificans, a single window of DNA contains:
- a CDS encoding ABC transporter permease produces the protein MKRFLTNLLLLLVLAVALAIWVKLPWPGVLALAVLFALWMLASRRGRQAASVAAVGLSTLRQRLGSAAVIVIGIAGVVAVLVALLAMGEGYSQTLRKTGSADTAIVMRGASASEVMSVLDHDSVTQVVQTPGIVRDAKGQPLASPELVVAANLPIIGGGADDEGSVQLRGVGEQAWAVRPQVKIVSGRRFNPGMRELNVGVGAARQFAGLAPGREVRLGSQLWTVVGVFASGDALDSEVWGDANVVADTYRRGSSRASVVAKLADPQAFGAFKAALEANPQLKIDADTTRDYYANQSEGMSKVIRVMGITVGLIMAIGAMFGALNTMFAAVAARAREIATLRAIGFRGLPVVVAVMLETMLLALLGGVIGGALAWLVFNGYGASTLAAGTVGKLSFELAVTPALLGTGLKWALAIGFVGGLFPAVRAARLPVTTALRES, from the coding sequence ATGAAGCGATTCCTGACCAACCTGCTGCTGTTGCTCGTGCTGGCCGTGGCGCTGGCGATCTGGGTGAAACTGCCGTGGCCGGGCGTGCTGGCGCTGGCGGTGCTGTTCGCGCTGTGGATGCTGGCCAGCCGCCGCGGCCGGCAGGCCGCCTCGGTCGCCGCCGTGGGCCTGAGCACGCTGCGCCAGCGGCTCGGTTCCGCGGCGGTGATCGTGATCGGCATCGCCGGCGTGGTTGCCGTGCTGGTGGCGCTGCTGGCGATGGGTGAGGGCTACAGCCAGACCCTGCGCAAGACCGGCAGCGCCGACACCGCCATCGTGATGCGCGGCGCTTCGGCGTCCGAGGTGATGTCGGTGCTCGACCACGACAGCGTGACCCAGGTCGTGCAGACGCCGGGCATCGTGCGCGATGCCAAGGGCCAGCCGCTGGCATCGCCGGAGCTGGTGGTCGCCGCCAACCTGCCGATAATCGGCGGCGGTGCGGACGACGAAGGCAGCGTGCAATTGCGCGGCGTGGGCGAGCAGGCCTGGGCGGTGCGGCCGCAGGTGAAGATCGTCTCCGGGCGCAGGTTCAACCCGGGCATGCGCGAACTGAACGTGGGCGTGGGCGCGGCCAGGCAGTTCGCCGGACTGGCGCCGGGCCGCGAGGTGCGCCTGGGCAGCCAGCTGTGGACGGTGGTCGGCGTGTTCGCCTCCGGCGACGCGCTGGACTCGGAAGTGTGGGGCGACGCCAACGTGGTCGCCGACACCTACCGCCGCGGCAGCAGCCGCGCCTCGGTGGTGGCGAAGCTCGCCGACCCGCAGGCGTTCGGCGCGTTCAAGGCTGCGCTGGAAGCGAACCCGCAACTCAAGATCGATGCGGACACCACGCGCGATTACTACGCCAATCAGTCCGAGGGCATGAGCAAGGTGATCCGCGTCATGGGCATCACGGTGGGCCTGATCATGGCGATCGGCGCGATGTTCGGCGCACTCAACACCATGTTCGCCGCGGTGGCGGCACGTGCCCGCGAGATCGCCACGTTGCGCGCGATCGGCTTCCGCGGCCTGCCGGTGGTGGTGGCGGTGATGCTGGAGACCATGCTGCTGGCGCTGCTCGGCGGCGTCATCGGCGGGGCGCTGGCATGGCTGGTGTTCAATGGCTACGGCGCCTCGACGTTGGCCGCCGGCACGGTGGGCAAGCTCAGCTTCGAGCTGGCGGTCACCCCCGCGCTGCTGGGGACCGGGCTCAAGTGGGCGCTGGCGATCGGTTTCGTCGGCGGCCTGTTTCCGGCCGTGCGCGCGGCGCGGCTGCCGGTGACCACGGCGCTGCGCGAGTCGTAG
- a CDS encoding ABC transporter permease has product MKYLHLIWAALFRRKTRTFLTLVSIVAAFLLFGMLDAVRTSFDQAGQSANGAERLQTGSRLSFIQTLPSSLGARIAQVPGVQAVTSANWFGGAYQDPHNQVFSFAVEPNYLDLYPEIAVDPAQRKAFDDTRTGVLVGETLAQRFHWKVGDRIPLQSTIFPDKNGNKTWTFDIVGIMQSKDKKSNGFADQMLLLHWKYFDETTPYNRGTVGWYVTRVADVNQADRVAKAIDALSANSDHETRTQTEAAATANWMKQLADIGLIVGSIMGAVFFTLLLLSGNTMMQAVRERTGELAVLKTIGFTSRSVLALVLAESVLLLLIGGVLGLGLAAMLIPVVSAGSGGMLNLPTVGAGSWALGLVLMVLIGLLVGALPALRAMRLNIVDALAGR; this is encoded by the coding sequence ATGAAATATCTTCATCTGATCTGGGCCGCGTTGTTCCGGCGCAAGACCCGCACCTTCCTCACCCTGGTCTCGATCGTCGCCGCGTTCCTGCTGTTCGGCATGCTCGATGCAGTGCGCACCTCGTTCGACCAGGCCGGGCAGAGCGCGAACGGCGCCGAACGCCTGCAGACCGGCTCGCGGCTGTCCTTCATCCAGACCCTGCCGTCGTCGCTCGGTGCGCGGATCGCTCAGGTACCGGGCGTGCAGGCGGTCACCTCGGCGAACTGGTTCGGCGGCGCCTACCAGGACCCGCACAACCAGGTGTTCAGCTTCGCGGTGGAGCCGAACTATCTCGACCTCTATCCGGAGATCGCGGTGGATCCGGCCCAGCGCAAGGCCTTCGACGACACCCGCACCGGCGTGCTGGTGGGCGAGACGCTGGCGCAGCGCTTCCACTGGAAGGTGGGCGACAGGATCCCGCTGCAGTCCACCATCTTTCCGGACAAGAACGGCAACAAGACCTGGACCTTCGACATCGTCGGCATCATGCAATCGAAGGACAAGAAGTCGAACGGCTTTGCCGACCAGATGCTGCTGCTGCACTGGAAATACTTCGACGAGACCACGCCATACAACCGCGGCACCGTAGGCTGGTACGTCACCCGCGTGGCCGACGTGAACCAGGCTGACCGCGTAGCCAAGGCCATCGACGCGCTCTCGGCCAACTCCGACCACGAGACGCGCACGCAGACCGAGGCGGCGGCTACCGCGAACTGGATGAAGCAACTGGCCGACATCGGCCTGATCGTGGGTTCGATCATGGGCGCGGTGTTCTTCACCCTGCTGCTGCTGTCGGGCAACACCATGATGCAGGCGGTACGCGAACGCACCGGCGAACTGGCGGTGCTCAAGACCATCGGCTTCACCAGCCGCAGCGTGCTGGCGCTGGTGCTGGCCGAGTCGGTGCTGTTGCTGCTGATCGGCGGCGTGCTCGGGCTGGGGTTGGCTGCGATGCTGATTCCGGTGGTCAGCGCCGGCAGCGGCGGCATGCTCAATCTGCCCACGGTAGGCGCCGGAAGCTGGGCCCTGGGCCTGGTGCTGATGGTGCTGATCGGCCTGCTGGTGGGTGCGCTGCCGGCGTTGCGCGCGATGCGCCTGAATATCGTCGACGCGCTGGCCGGGCGCTGA
- a CDS encoding ABC transporter ATP-binding protein, which yields MSTLIEIKDLAKTYERGKQKVEVLHHVNLDIAEGDFLALMGPSGSGKTTLLNLIGGLDAPSAGSISVGGQRIDQLGGGALAKWRASNVGFVFQFYNLMPMLSAQRNVELPLLLTKLSGAQRRKNAAIALQLVGLSDRAGHKPSELSGGQQQRVAIARAIVSDPALLVCDEPTGDLDRQSAEDVLGLLQQLNREHGKTIVMVTHDPKAAEYASHTLHLDKGTLVEQATA from the coding sequence ATGTCCACGCTGATCGAGATCAAGGACCTTGCCAAGACCTACGAGCGCGGCAAGCAGAAAGTCGAAGTGCTGCACCACGTCAACCTGGACATTGCCGAAGGCGATTTCCTGGCGCTGATGGGGCCGTCCGGTTCGGGCAAGACCACCTTGCTCAACCTGATCGGCGGGCTCGATGCGCCGAGCGCCGGCAGCATCAGCGTGGGCGGTCAGCGCATCGATCAGTTGGGCGGCGGCGCGCTGGCGAAGTGGCGCGCGTCGAACGTCGGCTTCGTGTTCCAGTTCTACAACCTGATGCCGATGCTGTCGGCGCAGCGCAACGTGGAGCTGCCGCTGCTGCTGACGAAGCTGTCCGGTGCGCAGCGCCGGAAGAACGCCGCAATCGCGTTGCAGTTGGTGGGACTGTCCGATCGTGCCGGCCACAAGCCGAGCGAATTGTCCGGTGGCCAGCAGCAGCGCGTGGCGATCGCCCGAGCGATCGTCTCCGATCCCGCCCTGCTGGTCTGCGACGAGCCCACCGGCGACCTCGACCGCCAGAGCGCCGAGGACGTGCTCGGTCTGCTGCAGCAGCTCAACCGCGAGCACGGCAAGACCATCGTGATGGTCACCCACGACCCGAAGGCCGCCGAGTACGCCAGCCATACGCTGCATCTGGACAAGGGCACGCTCGTCGAACAAGCCACGGCATGA
- a CDS encoding efflux RND transporter periplasmic adaptor subunit, with product MAVEAGVDVDNAELLKELRIERHQREDHGRNPGRWLWIGGAAVVLLLLLGGLAQLFFGQHAVTVQTATAVAPSAGGEAGAVLQATGYVTARRRATVSAQITGTLTAVLIEEGDHVQQGQVLARLDDHAWRAALDAARAQAAAAHALVAQYQAQLAQNERDAARQQELAVRGLVPKQAAEQARTLLDGTRAQLAAQQKQVAAADAQAAVAQVNFDYCVVRAPFSGVVTTKDAQVGEILSPLSAGGGFTRTGVGTIVDMDSLEIDVDVNEAYIGRIKPDMPAEAVLDAYPDWKIPAHVVAIVPTADRGKATIKVRVALEKKDARVVPDMGARVSFLEQQPKAAVSVPQGVLVPAAAIVQRNGHSVVFVLDGSRVRQRTVAPATQTYGDLRLLPTAVKPGDSVVVSPPAELKDGSDVQTKKP from the coding sequence ATGGCCGTTGAAGCGGGAGTGGATGTGGACAACGCGGAACTGTTGAAGGAACTGCGCATCGAGCGCCATCAGCGCGAGGACCATGGGCGCAATCCGGGTCGCTGGCTGTGGATCGGCGGCGCCGCGGTGGTGTTGCTGTTGCTGCTCGGCGGCCTTGCGCAGCTGTTTTTCGGCCAGCATGCGGTCACCGTGCAGACCGCCACCGCGGTGGCGCCCAGCGCCGGCGGCGAGGCCGGCGCGGTGCTGCAGGCCACCGGCTACGTTACCGCGCGGCGCAGGGCCACGGTGTCGGCGCAGATCACCGGCACGCTCACCGCGGTGCTGATCGAGGAAGGCGACCATGTGCAGCAGGGCCAGGTGCTGGCGCGGCTGGACGACCACGCCTGGCGCGCCGCGCTGGATGCCGCCAGGGCGCAGGCCGCCGCCGCCCACGCGCTGGTGGCGCAGTACCAGGCGCAGCTGGCACAGAACGAGCGCGACGCCGCGCGCCAGCAGGAACTGGCAGTGCGCGGACTGGTGCCGAAACAGGCGGCCGAACAGGCGCGCACCCTGCTCGACGGCACGCGCGCCCAGCTCGCCGCGCAGCAGAAGCAGGTGGCCGCCGCCGACGCGCAGGCCGCGGTGGCGCAGGTCAACTTCGACTATTGCGTGGTGCGCGCGCCGTTCAGCGGCGTGGTCACCACCAAGGACGCGCAGGTCGGCGAGATCCTCTCGCCGCTGTCCGCCGGCGGCGGCTTCACCCGCACCGGCGTGGGCACCATCGTCGACATGGACTCGCTGGAGATCGACGTCGACGTCAACGAGGCCTACATCGGCCGGATCAAGCCCGACATGCCGGCCGAGGCGGTGCTGGACGCCTACCCGGACTGGAAGATTCCCGCCCACGTGGTCGCCATCGTGCCTACCGCCGACCGCGGCAAGGCCACCATCAAGGTGCGCGTGGCGCTGGAAAAGAAGGACGCCCGCGTGGTGCCGGACATGGGCGCGCGGGTGTCGTTCCTGGAACAGCAGCCGAAGGCCGCCGTCAGCGTGCCGCAGGGCGTGCTGGTGCCGGCCGCGGCGATCGTGCAGCGCAACGGCCACAGCGTGGTGTTCGTGCTCGATGGCAGCCGGGTGCGCCAGCGCACGGTGGCTCCCGCCACGCAGACCTATGGCGACTTGCGCCTGCTGCCGACCGCGGTGAAGCCGGGTGACAGCGTGGTGGTGTCGCCGCCGGCCGAGTTGAAAGATGGTTCGGACGTCCAGACCAAGAAACCGTAA
- a CDS encoding fumarylacetoacetate hydrolase family protein, with product MNYAFVPPAVPSLPITGSDQRFPIRRVFCIGRNYAEHAREMGASVDPAAPMFFCKPADAVVADGADVPYPQATADLHHEVEMVVALGAGGRDLSPDQAAALVWGYGVGLDLTRRDLQAQAKAKGHPWDVAKGFDHSAPVSALRPVGAATVGAQTVLRLHVNGELRQRAMLGEMVHDVPHILAALSTLFELKAGDLVFTGTPAGVAALQRGDRFHAELVGVAALDGRID from the coding sequence ATGAACTACGCCTTCGTCCCGCCCGCCGTCCCCAGCCTGCCGATCACCGGCTCCGACCAGCGCTTCCCGATCCGCCGGGTATTTTGCATCGGCCGCAACTACGCCGAACACGCGCGGGAGATGGGCGCCAGCGTGGACCCGGCCGCGCCGATGTTCTTCTGCAAGCCGGCCGACGCGGTGGTCGCCGACGGCGCCGACGTGCCCTACCCGCAGGCCACCGCCGACCTGCATCACGAGGTGGAGATGGTGGTGGCGCTGGGTGCCGGCGGCCGCGATCTCAGCCCCGACCAGGCCGCGGCGCTGGTGTGGGGCTATGGCGTGGGACTGGACCTGACCCGTCGCGACCTGCAGGCGCAGGCCAAGGCGAAGGGCCACCCGTGGGACGTGGCCAAGGGCTTCGACCACTCCGCGCCGGTCTCCGCGCTGCGCCCGGTCGGCGCGGCGACGGTAGGCGCACAGACCGTGTTGCGGCTCCACGTGAACGGCGAGCTGCGCCAGCGGGCCATGCTGGGCGAAATGGTGCACGACGTGCCGCACATCCTCGCGGCGCTGTCCACGCTGTTCGAGCTGAAGGCCGGCGACCTGGTCTTCACCGGCACCCCCGCCGGCGTGGCAGCGCTGCAGCGCGGCGACCGCTTCCACGCCGAGCTGGTCGGCGTGGCGGCACTGGACGGGCGCATCGACTGA
- the mscL gene encoding large-conductance mechanosensitive channel protein MscL gives MSMISEFKAFAMRGNVIDLAVGVVIGGAFGKIVTSLVDQIIMPPIGWLTGGIDFSAMKWVLKPGDDSDPKHKIAEVAIQYGAFINTLIQFIIIAFAIFMVVKAINKLSRKQEEAPAAPPADVALLTEIRDLLKNRP, from the coding sequence ATGAGCATGATCAGCGAGTTCAAGGCCTTCGCCATGCGTGGCAACGTCATCGACCTGGCGGTCGGCGTGGTCATCGGCGGCGCGTTCGGCAAGATCGTCACCTCCCTGGTCGACCAGATCATCATGCCGCCGATCGGCTGGCTCACCGGCGGCATCGACTTCTCCGCCATGAAGTGGGTGCTCAAGCCCGGCGACGACAGCGATCCGAAGCACAAGATCGCCGAAGTGGCGATCCAGTACGGCGCCTTCATCAACACGCTGATCCAGTTCATCATCATCGCGTTCGCGATCTTCATGGTGGTCAAGGCGATCAACAAACTCAGCCGCAAGCAGGAAGAAGCACCCGCCGCGCCGCCGGCCGACGTGGCCCTGCTCACCGAAATCCGCGACCTGCTGAAGAACCGGCCGTAG
- a CDS encoding M20/M25/M40 family metallo-hydrolase, with translation MRRLPLTLLAAGLLASGIASAVTTTIPTTAVKTAEQLRDRALHDDTAYQVTASLTTEVGARLAGSEADRRAVDWAVAKFKELGYDKVYTEPVTYPLWVRRSERAAIVAPFPQPLALTALGYSPATPKGGLRAEVVRFDSLDALKAADPAAIKGKIVYVDYHMERAKDGHGYGMGSAVRVAGPVLAAEKGAAGYLLRSAGTDAHERAPHTGVTGFRDPAKAIPAAALSNPDADQLTRVLAYGKPVTLKLDLDCGIVGEYTGANVIGEITGRRHPEQVVAIGGHLDSWDLGTGAIDDGAGVAIAMAAGKLIHDLPQRPDRTIRVIAFANEEMGLWGGRAYAEKHAGEVAKFQLGTESDFGAGPIWRMSASVKPEARDAIGQIAKVLQPLGVAYDAGRPGGGGSDLSQMHAKGMAALSLTQDGTKYFDWHHTPNDTLDKIDPAELAQNVAVYAAFSYMAAQANGDFGSAPGAFAKDGAGE, from the coding sequence ATGCGCCGTCTACCCCTCACCCTGCTTGCCGCCGGCCTGCTGGCCAGCGGCATCGCCAGTGCCGTCACCACCACGATTCCCACCACGGCCGTAAAGACGGCCGAACAGCTGCGTGACCGTGCGCTGCACGACGACACCGCGTACCAGGTCACCGCCTCGCTGACCACCGAGGTCGGCGCGCGCCTGGCCGGCAGCGAAGCCGACCGCCGCGCGGTCGACTGGGCCGTGGCGAAGTTCAAGGAGCTGGGCTACGACAAGGTCTACACCGAGCCGGTCACGTACCCGCTGTGGGTGCGCCGCAGCGAGCGCGCCGCGATCGTGGCGCCGTTCCCGCAGCCGCTGGCGCTGACCGCGCTGGGCTATTCGCCCGCCACGCCCAAGGGCGGGCTGCGCGCCGAGGTGGTGAGGTTCGACAGCCTCGACGCGCTGAAGGCAGCCGATCCGGCCGCCATCAAGGGCAAGATCGTCTACGTCGACTACCACATGGAACGCGCGAAGGACGGCCACGGCTACGGCATGGGCTCGGCGGTGCGCGTGGCCGGTCCGGTGCTCGCCGCGGAGAAGGGCGCGGCCGGCTATCTCTTGCGCTCGGCCGGCACCGACGCGCACGAGCGCGCGCCGCACACCGGCGTCACCGGCTTCCGCGATCCGGCCAAGGCGATCCCCGCCGCCGCGCTGTCCAACCCCGACGCCGACCAGCTCACCCGCGTGCTGGCCTACGGCAAGCCGGTCACGCTGAAGCTCGACCTCGACTGCGGCATCGTCGGCGAATACACCGGCGCCAACGTGATCGGCGAGATCACCGGGCGCAGGCACCCGGAACAGGTGGTCGCCATCGGCGGCCACCTCGACTCGTGGGACTTGGGCACCGGTGCGATCGACGACGGTGCCGGCGTGGCCATCGCGATGGCCGCCGGCAAGCTGATCCACGACCTGCCGCAGCGCCCCGACCGCACCATTCGGGTGATCGCGTTCGCCAACGAGGAGATGGGCCTGTGGGGCGGCCGCGCCTACGCCGAGAAGCACGCGGGCGAAGTGGCGAAGTTCCAGCTCGGCACCGAGTCCGATTTCGGCGCCGGCCCGATCTGGCGCATGAGCGCCAGCGTGAAGCCCGAGGCGCGCGATGCGATCGGCCAGATCGCCAAGGTGCTGCAGCCGCTCGGCGTGGCCTATGACGCCGGCCGCCCCGGCGGCGGCGGCTCGGACCTGTCCCAGATGCACGCCAAGGGCATGGCCGCGCTGTCGCTGACCCAGGACGGCACGAAATACTTCGACTGGCACCACACGCCGAACGACACGCTGGACAAGATCGATCCCGCCGAGCTGGCGCAGAACGTGGCGGTGTACGCCGCGTTCTCGTACATGGCCGCGCAGGCGAATGGCGACTTCGGCTCCGCGCCGGGTGCGTTCGCGAAGGATGGCGCCGGCGAGTAG